The Sinomicrobium kalidii region AATAACCGTTTAACCTTATTGCTCTGTGCTGTTTTCCAGGTAAAGGTGTGCTCTCTTCCGCCACCGCCCAGTATTAATATGTTCATTTGTATGAGGTTTTATTGTTGGACCGAATATCTCCCCCCTTTGGGGGGATTAAGGGAGATTGAAATACCGATCCCCCCTCTGCCTTCGGCATCTCCCCTTTTGGGGGAGAACATTATCTTTTTAACTTTTATAATAATCCGGAATCAGGAAACGGTTTCCCCGTTTTCAACGGCATCATCCGGGTTGAGGAATACCAGTTTTCCCCCGGAGTCCTGTGTCATCAATATCATCCCTTCACTTTCCACTCCCCTCAGTTTTCTCGGGGCCAGGTTAACCAGTACGGTTACTTTTTTCCCTACAATTTCCTCGGGTTTAAAGCTCTGGGCAATCCCGGACACTATAGTCCTTACATCCAGTCCCGTATCTACCTTTAAAACCAAAAGTTTATCGGCTTTTTTCATTTTCTCCGCCTCAATGATAGTGCCTACACGCATATCCAGTTTGGCAAAATCCTCATAGGAGATGGTTTCCTTCCGGGCGGGCAATTCCTTATTGTTTTCCTTGTTCTCCTGCCTGGTCTGTTCCAGTCGCTCCAGTTGTTTTTTAATTTCCTGGTCCTCGATCTTGGTAAACAGCAATTCTGCCTTGTTTACACGGTGTCCTTCGGGAAGCAGGTCGTCTCCGTCGGTAACGGCATCCCAGGGCGCATTTTCACCTGAACCGGAACGCCCGAGCATCTGCTGTAACTTTTTAGCGGTAAAAGGCAGGAAAGGTTCGCTTAACACACTCAACACCCCGGCCACCTGAAGTGCCACATACATAATGGTCTGCACCCGCTCTGCATCTTCCTTCACTATTTTCCAGGGTTCTTCCTCTGCCAGGTATTTGTTGCCCAGCCGTGCTACATTGAGCAACTGTCCCAGGGCCTCACGGAAGCGGTAGCGCTCTATGGCAGACGCTATGATATCAGGATATTTCTTTAACCCGGCCAGGGTGGCCCGGTCCTTTTCCGTAAACGTGCCCGGTTGCGGAACAATCCCGTCGTAATATTTGTTGGTAAGCACAATCACCCGGTTGACAAAATTTCCGAAGATGGCTACCAGTTCATTGTTGTTCCTGGCCTGGAAATCTTTCCAGGTAAAATCGTTGTCCTTGGTTTCCGGAGCATTGGCCGTTAACGTATAGCGGAGCACATCCTGTTTTCCGGGAAAATCCTCCAGGTATTCGTGCAGCCATACGGCCCAGTTCTTCGAGGTTGACAGTTTATTGCCTTCCAGGTTCAGAAATTCGTTGGCCGGAACATTGTCCGGTAATATATAACTGCCTTCCGCCTCTAACATGGCAGGAAAGATAACGCAGTGAAATACGATGTTGTCTTTTCCTATAAAGTGTACCAACTTCGTATCTTTATCTTTCCAGTAGGGCTCCCAGTCTATACCTTCCCGTTCCGCCCATTCCTTGGTAGATGAAATGTAGCCAATGGGCGCATCGAACCATACGTAAAGCACTTTCCCTTCCGCCCCTTCCACGGGAACGGGAATCCCCCAGTCGAGGTCGCGCGTCACGGCACGGGGTTTCAGTCCTTCGTCCAGCCACGATTTTACCTGTCCGTAGACATTGGGTTTCCAGTCGTTTTTATGTCCTTCCAGAATCCATTCCCTCAAAAAAGTATCGTATTGGTCCAAAGGAAGGAACCAGTGTCGTGTTTGTTTCATCACCGGTTTTGTTCCGGTTATGGTCGATTTCGGATTGATAAGGTCTGTGGCGTTCAGGGAAGACCCACAGTTTTCACACTGGTCGCCATAAGCTTCTTCATGGCCGCATTTCGGACAGGTACCGATAACAAAACGGTCGGCCAGGAACTGTCCGGCCTCTTCGTCATATAATTGCTCGGTAACTTCTTCTATGAATTTCCCGTCGTCATACAATTTCCGGAAAAATTCGGAAGCCGTTTTATGATGGATCGCTGCCGAAGTCCGGGAATAATTGTCAAATGAGATTCCGAAATCCGCAAAGGACTTTTTGATCATCGCATGATACCTGTCAATGATCTCCCCGGGCGTAACCCCTTCTTTCCTGGCCCGCATGGAAATCGCCACCCCGTGTTCGTCGCTTCCGCAGATAAAAGCGACATCTTTTCCCCGTAACCTCAGGTAACGGGCATAAATATCGGCAGGAACATAAACCCCGGCCAGGTGGCCTATATGTATGGGCCCGTTGGTATACGGCAATGCAGACGTAATCGTATAACGTTTTGGGTTTTGTGGCATAGTTTCTTTTTTTCTCATTCGGTTTAATCGCTGAAAAAGACATCAGGACCGGCACAAACCCGTTTTTCCGGACAAATCTTGTGAGGCCCTGCCTTTCAACATCCGGAACGCGGCCGGATCAGTGTGCAAAAATAAGCATTAGGATGGATTAGACCGTAAAAATCGGGAAATCGTCAGGGTGAAATCATTTAAACCTTCATTTTTGTCCGGAATAACTTCGGAAAAGATTATAAAACGATTGTCAGTTTGTATCCTCAAGAAATAACGAATGATGAAATCCGAATATTGAATGATGAAGTTTTATGAGTCCGTATCACTTCGGCATTCCGCGGTTCGACATTCAATATCCGGCACTTATAAATAACTTGTAATTTATTAGAGCCCGTGAAAATTCCGCTTATTTCCCAAACTGAACGATAAAACATCATTGCGGACAAAGCATAGCAATTTCCCCCGTGGTAATCGGGATTGCCACGCCTGAGTTTGTCTGCACTGGCACGGTCGAAGTATTGATACATGGCTTCAATTTTGAAAAAGCGTCGTTTACCTGATCTTTTTTAAATACTTTTGTTTTGGGAAATCGTCATCCCGTTTTCCCGTTTTTTGTTATTTTGCCGTCAAAGAGAGAAACCATACCCGATTACACATGTTTAAATCCATCCGTTATTCTTTATTCGTTCTGTTATTGTTTGTTATGATGGTAAAGGCCCATACTCAAAACCCGGTGATCATTCCGCCATACCTTCAAAAAGGCGATACGGTAGCCATCGTGGCCACGGCAAGAAGCTTTCAGCCGGAGGACCTGCAATCGGCCAGGGATTCCCTTCGCAACTGGGGACTTCATGTGGTACTGGGGAAAACCATAGGCCCGCAATACCACCAGCTTGCCGGGACGGACAGGGAACGTGCGGATGATCTGCAGCACATGCTGGACGATCCTTCCGTAAAAGCCATATGGGCTGCCCGCGGAGGATACGGTACCGTTCGTATCGTGGATATGCTGGATTTTACGAAATTCCGCCAAAAGCCCAAATGGATTATCGGTTACAGTGACGTTACCGTGTTGCACAGCCATATCCACAAACTGGGCATAGCCACCCTGCACGCCACCATGCCCATCAATGTGAAAAAAAATTCCGAAGCGGCCGTTCAAAGTCTTAAAAAGGCACTTTTCGGGAAAAAACTGCAATACAAAGTCCCTTCCCGTCTGCAGAACCGTATGGGAACTGCCGAAGGGCAACTGGTAGGAGGCAACCTTTCTATTTTATACAGCCTGCTCGGTTCGCCTTCCTCGATAAATACAGACGGGAAAATACTGCTTATTGAAGACCTGGACGAATACCTCTATCACGTAGACAGGATGATGATGAACCTGAAACGCAACGGGTATTTTGACAACCTGAAAGGTCTCATCATAGGCGGTATGACGCGGATGCACGACAACAGCATTCCCTGGGGCAAGGATGCCATTGGTATTGTAAAGGAAATTGCCGACGCTTATGACTTCCCTGTTTGCTTTGATTTTCCTGCAGGACATCTCGAGGACAACAGGGCATTAATACTGGGGAAAGACGTAAAACTGACTGTCGGAAAGGATTCCGTTAGCCTGAAGTTTAAGGATAAAAAATAAAATCCGGAGAGGTCCGGACTATTGGTCGAGTTTTACTTCTATCGTAAAATCGCCTGACCACGGGTTTCCCGCCATCATGTTTTCTCCGACAGACAGGGTATGGGTTCCGGCCTGTTCCAGGTCGTATTTCAGCTCCCTGCCGAAAGGTCCGTCGGCCGAACCGTCCGGGAAAAAGATCTGCGTAAAACGGATATTGGCCGTTGTATCCTGCGATACCAGCTTTGCCGATAATTTTGCCGGCCCGTCTGTTTGAAAGACGAAATATTTCTTATCCCGTTCTTCCTTGTGCACCGCTCCGCTGACAAAGCCGTTTTTCAAATTCAGTGCAAGTGTGTCACGGGAGGTCTCGGTTATTCCTGAATTGACTTCTTCTCCGGAGGCAACATTATTTTGTTTTTCCTTTTCCGGCTTTCTCCCACAGGAGACCGCCAGGAATACCAGCAATAAAAAGATGATCCTGAATCCTGATTTTTGAAAACGCATAAGAACTTTTTTACAAAAGTACGGATATAGTTACATCTTGCCGGAAAGCCTTATGCAAAAATCACAATATGTTATCCGGATTTTGTAAATTTACCTGTAGGGCAGAAAGAAAACGGCATGGCAACGCATAACGAATTCGGCAGAAAAGGAGAAGAACTGGCTGCGGAGCACCTGCTGCAAAACGGGTACGATATCCTCGAACGCAATTACACCTTCGACAAGGCCGAAATAGATATCATCGCAAAAAAAGACGATACCCTGGCCGCAGTAGAGGTAAAAGCCAGGAGTTCCATAGATTTCGGAAATCCGCAGGATGCGGTAAACAGCAAAAAAATACAACGCCTGGTCAAAGTCATAGACCATTATATTGTTACAAATAACCTGGATACCGAAGTAAGGTTTGACATTATAGCCATAACCAAAAACGGAAAGAATCACACCCTCGAACATCTGGAGGATGCATTTTACCATTTCTAACCCCCCTTGTCATTACCCCTTTGTGCTCGAAAAATAAGAATTTTTTGTCCCTGCGTACCTAAAAAACCTACTGTAGAAATAAATTTCGAAATTTATTGACATTACTATTTGTTTTAAATAAAACAATTTGTTATTTTAGCCGCTGTAAACCAAAACCATTCAAGATGAAAACGATTTCTTCCGTAGTTGAAAATTACATTAAGACAAAGCCTTTCTTGCAAAGCGCTCTGGCACAGGGTATTATCAATTTAACTTCCCTTTCCAGAATCATCGGGCCGGAGATCGAGGAACAGTTGGGAAAAGAAGTAAGGAGCGGTGCCGTTGTAATGGCATTAAAACGGTTGTCCACCGATATGGAATTCCGTGCCACGCACAAAATACTCAAGGTGTTGAAAAACATAGGAGAAATCACAGTGCGTTCATCCCTTACGGATTATACTTTTTTGCTGTCTGATACCATCCTGAACAGCCAGGCCAATCTGCTGAAAGAGGTCAACAAAAACAAGGATGCCTTTTACACCTCGTCCAGGGGGGTCAACGAAACCAATATTGTGGTCAGCAATTCCCTGAATGCTATGGTAGAGTCCCTTTTCCGGGAAGAAAAAATGACACAGAAAGTTGAGGATCTCGCTTCCATTACGGTCAAACTTCCCGAAGAAAACGTGGTTATTCCCGGAATATACTATTTTATCTTCCAGCGTCTGGCGTGGGAGGGGATCATCCTTCACGAAGTCATCTCCACAACCAATGAATTTACCATCATTGTGGGCGAAGGGCAAATAGACAAGGCATTCAAGGTGATCAAAGACCTGAAAAACCTGTAATTTCGGTGCTATCGGGAACTCCCGGCCAAACAACCTTTCCTCCCCAAACAACCCCGTCCTGCGAATGCCGTGTTTCCTCAAATTATTACCTGCTTTATAAGGAGACCGGAGTGTACCCCGGAATGTTGAACTGAAGGGCGTTCACCTCCTAAGAATTCATCATTCAAAATCCGGAATCCGACATTGATTAGGTATTTCTCTTTTTGTTTAGTATTTTGCTTTCCGATTCTGTACTTACCTCAAAAGTGAAACCTATGCAATTAGCACAAGTGAACATCGCCCGGATGAAAGGCGCGATAGACAGCCCCGTCATGGCCGATTTTGTAGCCAACCTGGACCGTATTAATGCCCTGGCCGAAGACAGCCCCGGATTTGTATGGCGACTCAAGGACGAAGGCAACAACGCCACTTCCATGAAAATGTACGATGATGATTTTATCATTGTAAACATGTC contains the following coding sequences:
- the metG gene encoding methionine--tRNA ligase: MPQNPKRYTITSALPYTNGPIHIGHLAGVYVPADIYARYLRLRGKDVAFICGSDEHGVAISMRARKEGVTPGEIIDRYHAMIKKSFADFGISFDNYSRTSAAIHHKTASEFFRKLYDDGKFIEEVTEQLYDEEAGQFLADRFVIGTCPKCGHEEAYGDQCENCGSSLNATDLINPKSTITGTKPVMKQTRHWFLPLDQYDTFLREWILEGHKNDWKPNVYGQVKSWLDEGLKPRAVTRDLDWGIPVPVEGAEGKVLYVWFDAPIGYISSTKEWAEREGIDWEPYWKDKDTKLVHFIGKDNIVFHCVIFPAMLEAEGSYILPDNVPANEFLNLEGNKLSTSKNWAVWLHEYLEDFPGKQDVLRYTLTANAPETKDNDFTWKDFQARNNNELVAIFGNFVNRVIVLTNKYYDGIVPQPGTFTEKDRATLAGLKKYPDIIASAIERYRFREALGQLLNVARLGNKYLAEEEPWKIVKEDAERVQTIMYVALQVAGVLSVLSEPFLPFTAKKLQQMLGRSGSGENAPWDAVTDGDDLLPEGHRVNKAELLFTKIEDQEIKKQLERLEQTRQENKENNKELPARKETISYEDFAKLDMRVGTIIEAEKMKKADKLLVLKVDTGLDVRTIVSGIAQSFKPEEIVGKKVTVLVNLAPRKLRGVESEGMILMTQDSGGKLVFLNPDDAVENGETVS
- a CDS encoding S66 peptidase family protein yields the protein MFKSIRYSLFVLLLFVMMVKAHTQNPVIIPPYLQKGDTVAIVATARSFQPEDLQSARDSLRNWGLHVVLGKTIGPQYHQLAGTDRERADDLQHMLDDPSVKAIWAARGGYGTVRIVDMLDFTKFRQKPKWIIGYSDVTVLHSHIHKLGIATLHATMPINVKKNSEAAVQSLKKALFGKKLQYKVPSRLQNRMGTAEGQLVGGNLSILYSLLGSPSSINTDGKILLIEDLDEYLYHVDRMMMNLKRNGYFDNLKGLIIGGMTRMHDNSIPWGKDAIGIVKEIADAYDFPVCFDFPAGHLEDNRALILGKDVKLTVGKDSVSLKFKDKK
- a CDS encoding YraN family protein, whose amino-acid sequence is MATHNEFGRKGEELAAEHLLQNGYDILERNYTFDKAEIDIIAKKDDTLAAVEVKARSSIDFGNPQDAVNSKKIQRLVKVIDHYIVTNNLDTEVRFDIIAITKNGKNHTLEHLEDAFYHF
- a CDS encoding aspartate kinase, giving the protein MKTISSVVENYIKTKPFLQSALAQGIINLTSLSRIIGPEIEEQLGKEVRSGAVVMALKRLSTDMEFRATHKILKVLKNIGEITVRSSLTDYTFLLSDTILNSQANLLKEVNKNKDAFYTSSRGVNETNIVVSNSLNAMVESLFREEKMTQKVEDLASITVKLPEENVVIPGIYYFIFQRLAWEGIILHEVISTTNEFTIIVGEGQIDKAFKVIKDLKNL